In Stieleria varia, one genomic interval encodes:
- a CDS encoding c-type cytochrome domain-containing protein, translating to MKQFFISAVALCYFLTQVSMAWGDDTVPVSFCSDIAPILLDSCLACHGPKKAEGGYRVDTYDELRKAGDSGELPIAASPDQVSELLRRMTCDDESERMPAESEPLAPKQIELMKKWIAAGGKFDGESSGQSLALVIPPVRYADPPEVYSQVIPITATIFSPDGKLIVTGGYHELVVWSTEDAKLVRRIQNVGQRVLGLAFSSDGQTLAVGCGEPGRSGEVRLVDFNSGEIKGVVARTNDVVLDIAFRPGTDELAIASADSTIRIVNVETLQEIRTIASHADWVTAVTWSDDGTRLVSASRDKSAKVYDGATGELLSSYLGHAAAVRGISILADNKQVVSVGADNKLHRWNVEGAMKVAEVGVGGEGYKLLRRGTNLFLPCADHRLLRIDLATNKIVQEYKGHSDWVLSACYQRTTAGVDNGHYIASGSFDGEVCIWNIADAAIVRKWIAKP from the coding sequence ATGAAACAATTTTTCATTTCTGCTGTTGCGCTATGTTACTTTTTGACCCAAGTGTCGATGGCCTGGGGCGACGACACCGTCCCGGTCAGCTTTTGCAGTGACATTGCTCCGATCCTGCTGGACAGTTGCTTGGCTTGTCATGGTCCCAAGAAAGCAGAAGGTGGCTATCGAGTTGACACTTACGACGAGCTGCGTAAGGCGGGTGACTCGGGCGAATTGCCGATCGCTGCTTCGCCGGATCAAGTCAGCGAGTTGCTGCGACGTATGACTTGCGACGACGAATCGGAACGAATGCCAGCTGAGAGCGAACCTCTCGCGCCGAAGCAGATTGAATTGATGAAGAAATGGATCGCTGCTGGCGGTAAGTTCGACGGTGAGAGTTCTGGCCAATCACTGGCGCTGGTTATTCCACCAGTGCGATACGCTGACCCGCCGGAAGTCTACAGCCAAGTCATTCCAATCACGGCGACGATATTTTCTCCCGATGGCAAACTGATTGTCACCGGCGGCTACCACGAATTAGTCGTCTGGAGTACCGAAGACGCGAAACTCGTTCGGCGGATCCAGAACGTCGGGCAACGCGTTTTGGGCCTCGCGTTTTCATCGGATGGGCAGACACTGGCCGTCGGTTGCGGTGAGCCTGGACGAAGTGGAGAAGTGCGACTGGTTGATTTCAATTCAGGTGAAATCAAAGGCGTTGTTGCGAGAACAAACGACGTCGTGCTGGACATCGCCTTTCGGCCGGGAACAGATGAACTTGCTATCGCTTCGGCCGACAGCACGATTCGCATCGTCAATGTTGAAACCTTGCAGGAAATTCGAACGATCGCGAGTCACGCGGATTGGGTTACTGCGGTTACTTGGAGCGATGACGGCACGCGGCTGGTATCGGCCAGTCGGGACAAGTCGGCAAAGGTGTACGATGGAGCCACGGGTGAATTGCTTTCAAGCTATTTAGGACACGCAGCGGCGGTGCGAGGCATATCGATTCTTGCCGACAACAAGCAGGTTGTTTCCGTTGGAGCTGACAATAAACTGCACCGATGGAATGTCGAAGGCGCCATGAAAGTTGCCGAAGTTGGTGTTGGTGGTGAAGGTTACAAACTACTCCGCCGCGGAACCAATCTTTTCTTGCCCTGTGCCGATCACCGACTCCTGCGAATCGACCTAGCCACCAATAAAATTGTCCAGGAATACAAAGGGCACAGCGATTGGGTGCTCTCAGCATGCTACCAGAGGACCACAGCGGGCGTCGACAATGGCCACTACATCGCCAGCGGTTCTTTCGACGGAGAAGTTTGCATTTGGAACATCGCCGACGCCGCGATCGTCCGCAAGTGGATCGCCAAACCGTAG
- a CDS encoding DUF1501 domain-containing protein, protein MSFRETSTPTGCSEFRRFNRLNRRQVLHAGAISAIGLGLGDLESRLAFAQENGLSTPVKRAKACIFLFMWGGPSQLETFDMKPAAPAEVRGTFNPVSTKVPGIQICEHFTQLASMTDKLAIIRSLTHDDPAHLSSGHATLTGQLAPVLKSDADPPSAKDSPHLGALVSKLRPCANGLPSFVAMPWKAFHPAAPGGEAPGQHGGWLGSAYDGMMLGGDLNDPKWHPQGLSLPADIGIGRLESRVELLKTLDAQRATLQRSLGASSYGNHQTRAMEMIGSGNVRSAFDLTQESDATRERYGRNIHGQCVLMARRLVEHGVPLVSVNWHNDGKNFWDTHGDNFNRLKSDLIPPADRALAALLTDLEERGLLDETIVAWVGEFGRNPQITANNAGREHWPFCYSGLLAGGGIRPGMVYGSSDKHAAYPASDPVSPQDFATTILHAMGLPIETALLDREDRPHRITSGRVLHELLV, encoded by the coding sequence ATGTCATTTCGTGAAACAAGCACGCCAACGGGCTGCAGCGAATTTCGACGTTTCAATCGCTTGAACCGCCGGCAAGTATTGCACGCCGGTGCGATTTCGGCGATCGGTCTGGGCTTGGGTGATCTGGAATCCCGACTGGCGTTTGCACAAGAAAACGGCCTGAGCACGCCAGTCAAGCGTGCCAAGGCGTGCATCTTTCTGTTCATGTGGGGCGGGCCAAGTCAACTGGAAACGTTTGACATGAAGCCCGCTGCGCCGGCGGAGGTGCGTGGCACATTCAACCCGGTCTCGACCAAGGTTCCCGGCATTCAAATCTGCGAGCACTTTACGCAGCTTGCTTCGATGACGGACAAGTTGGCGATCATTCGCTCGCTCACGCATGACGATCCCGCCCATTTATCCAGCGGACATGCGACGCTAACAGGACAGCTCGCGCCGGTGCTGAAAAGCGACGCTGACCCGCCAAGTGCCAAGGACTCGCCGCACTTGGGTGCACTCGTATCGAAGCTTCGCCCCTGTGCGAATGGTTTGCCATCGTTCGTTGCCATGCCATGGAAAGCGTTTCACCCTGCTGCCCCCGGCGGCGAAGCACCTGGGCAACACGGTGGTTGGTTGGGCTCCGCCTACGATGGCATGATGCTCGGTGGTGATCTGAATGATCCCAAGTGGCACCCGCAAGGACTGTCGCTACCGGCGGACATTGGGATCGGACGGTTGGAATCGAGAGTGGAATTGCTGAAGACGCTCGACGCCCAGCGTGCGACGTTGCAACGCTCACTGGGCGCGTCATCCTACGGGAACCATCAAACGCGTGCGATGGAGATGATCGGCTCAGGCAATGTTCGCTCAGCGTTTGATTTGACTCAGGAAAGCGACGCCACGCGTGAACGCTACGGTCGCAACATTCACGGGCAATGCGTCTTGATGGCTCGGCGACTTGTCGAACACGGCGTGCCGTTGGTTTCTGTGAATTGGCACAACGACGGAAAAAACTTTTGGGACACGCACGGTGACAATTTCAACCGTTTGAAGAGCGATCTGATCCCCCCAGCCGACCGCGCACTGGCAGCACTCTTGACGGACTTGGAAGAACGCGGCTTGCTGGACGAAACCATCGTGGCGTGGGTCGGCGAGTTCGGCCGTAACCCACAAATTACGGCGAACAATGCTGGCCGCGAACACTGGCCGTTCTGTTACAGCGGACTACTGGCCGGCGGCGGCATTCGGCCCGGCATGGTATATGGCTCAAGCGACAAACATGCTGCTTACCCCGCGTCCGATCCTGTCTCGCCGCAGGATTTCGCAACGACGATCTTGCACGCGATGGGTCTGCCAATCGAAACCGCGCTACTCGATCGTGAAGACCGACCTCACCGAATCACTTCAGGGAGGGTTTTGCATGAACTCCTCGTTTAA
- a CDS encoding DUF1501 domain-containing protein, translating to MARSTFKLTDAFEISRESDATRDRYGRDHWGAVQSVLFAGGGIRGGNVVGKSDARGAYPDEQPVKPENFAATIYDALGIPATAA from the coding sequence ATGGCCCGGTCAACATTCAAGTTGACGGATGCGTTCGAGATCAGTCGTGAGTCGGATGCGACACGAGATCGTTACGGCCGCGATCACTGGGGCGCTGTTCAATCGGTATTGTTCGCCGGCGGCGGCATTCGCGGTGGCAATGTGGTTGGTAAGTCCGATGCGCGAGGTGCTTATCCCGACGAACAACCGGTCAAGCCAGAAAACTTCGCCGCAACGATATACGACGCCTTGGGAATCCCAGCCACAGCGGCTTAG
- a CDS encoding DUF1501 domain-containing protein gives MQQVFVTTLSAFLVASASGFAGLHFGTPAKALADRLTTLPDASNLRGGGQAKSVILFFLCGGASHVDTWDMKPDAPAEYRGPFQPISTPAPGVQCCEHLPLLAKQAHGYGLAIHLRTIAASAMFQMQTSPSKEPLAM, from the coding sequence GTGCAACAGGTCTTCGTGACGACTCTTAGCGCGTTTCTCGTTGCATCCGCCAGCGGTTTCGCAGGGCTGCACTTCGGCACGCCAGCGAAGGCACTGGCCGATAGACTCACAACTTTGCCCGATGCAAGCAACCTACGTGGTGGTGGCCAGGCCAAGTCAGTGATCCTTTTCTTTCTATGTGGTGGCGCGTCACACGTCGACACCTGGGACATGAAGCCCGATGCACCCGCCGAGTATCGCGGTCCATTTCAGCCTATCTCGACGCCAGCGCCCGGTGTTCAATGCTGCGAGCATTTGCCGTTGCTTGCCAAGCAAGCTCATGGCTACGGTTTGGCGATCCACTTGCGGACGATCGCGGCGTCGGCGATGTTCCAAATGCAAACTTCTCCGTCGAAAGAACCGCTGGCGATGTAG
- a CDS encoding DUF1501 domain-containing protein translates to MPKPFYGLDRRGLLCAAAAGVVGSILPRNVLLAGDSTVNKRVGFCKAKSVLIVLLSGGPSQLDTLDPKPDAPAEVRGEFTPISTTIPGDQVCEHLPKLAQQTNRWAIVRTLAHREHNHLLATHVALTGRPTPVPRGGSDLDRVETRNEFPNYASALDFIRPRSDGMPSGVSLPNYLIEGPLTWPGQHSS, encoded by the coding sequence ATGCCTAAGCCTTTCTATGGATTGGATCGTCGAGGTTTATTGTGTGCCGCTGCCGCGGGTGTCGTTGGATCGATACTGCCGAGGAACGTTTTATTGGCAGGCGATTCGACGGTGAATAAACGCGTTGGATTTTGCAAGGCCAAGTCTGTGTTGATCGTGCTGCTTAGCGGCGGTCCAAGTCAACTCGATACGCTCGATCCGAAACCCGATGCCCCAGCGGAAGTTCGCGGGGAGTTCACGCCGATCTCGACGACGATTCCTGGTGATCAAGTTTGCGAACACTTGCCAAAACTTGCTCAGCAAACCAATCGCTGGGCCATCGTGCGAACGCTCGCGCATCGCGAACACAACCATTTATTGGCGACGCATGTCGCGTTGACCGGTCGCCCTACGCCGGTGCCACGTGGTGGATCGGATTTGGATCGTGTGGAGACTCGCAACGAATTCCCCAACTACGCGTCGGCGTTGGATTTCATTCGTCCGCGCAGCGATGGCATGCCTTCGGGTGTTTCTCTACCGAACTATTTGATCGAAGGCCCTTTGACATGGCCCGGTCAACATTCAAGTTGA
- a CDS encoding DUF1549 domain-containing protein, whose amino-acid sequence MRNRTCTLCLASLGWLCLTLQAIAQTINSVQPRTCKPGQTTQLVIQGTDLNDSLRMASSDESVKWQVEKIEPTQITVALTLPEDAQLGPMSLWLATSTGVVKPHVVIVDDLDAVQGTGNNHSSETAQQLSTRSTVEGVCDASVSDFYRIHATAGERVAVEVHTQQLRSAMDPVLRVLNAAGETLMQADDSLVGPDCRFSYRFAEEGDYWLEIHDSHNAAGGAAYQLRIGDFPIVNQCYPLAVRSGEKTSVAFTGPDGERLPAREIDVPAQAQETMLARTKFDDGQSSSWLPLYCSAYEQFNESDSAESLTLPIGINGRLGQPQEVDSYLIHGAKGQVIRIAARTRSLGSPALLQMQLFDPAGKKIAETKVTDADEWSFDATLPEEGDYRLEATDLLKRGGDEFAYHIECVPSGSFSVVLKADAKTREEFMIEPEHGACALDLQVLRFGYDGEIELALRDAESGLRIVNPRIPAKAVEAKIYLTANEAWKSDSLDVVRLSASSVDNPEQSCLVHSHALRRVKEPFVLAPMTQSDGAVVLAATTTTDAPFTMDPTAPVQFARPVLSHSASLKPKRLQAEFKAGVDVLPGALPAGWTVSTKVDKETYTLTLARSDQATGEPDRLPLLVFGDFNGHGRIETYSLPIQWIDPVRITTEFREPIVRGGRVRVEVHLLREGSDPQPVTIAFASLPAGITGPESTVIAADQTHAGFDLQIAADAALDVAHELTINATSKYAGQDFTVKSIHTLAKLDESPTNLIVYPSEIVFADSRSRQQLAVTGTDVQNLPRDWTRHARLTSSNPQVADVRDGVVFPIADGEAEVIVEVGSHRQVIPVRVSNVTTPRKIEFESEVLVALSKQGCNSGACHGSPSGKGGFRLSLRAFDMKLDELTLIREDFGRRTNSLDPEQSLLLLKPLMKVAHGGGKQLRRDDAAYAILRDWIANGATADPAHTPRVTKLEVYPNQKQILAVKDGGQQLAVTAHFADGRKRDVTHLVAYETSDTAVATVDVNGFVTPHERGEVAILVRLLEYIESVQLMFVENLEGFEWKSPKPNNYIDELVNAKLKQLQYLPAETCSDDEFLRRVSLDVLGILPTIEETIAFSASTDKRKREQLVDALLQREEYAKFWSLKWGDLLRMTSKLVGDEGVYKYHRWVEQSLHENMPYDQFAKELLTGAGSTLANPPANFYRTCTDMNECVETISQVFLGARLQCAKCHNHPFERWTQDNYYGLGAFFNRVQRRKTDRPGEMFVYTDFSGDVTQPRTGQVMVPWLPQVGSIESPGDTDRRIAFADWLVNPDNPYFARIEANRIWSQLFARGIVDPIDDFRDSNPPSNAALLDALAKDFVESGYDRKHLLRVILNSRTYQASYQTTDFNKEDVKFFSHQEPRLLGAEQLLDAINRTLALEQKFGSLPAGTLATQLPAPDVVKVDFLKVFGQPERSTVCACERAEDSNLGMAIELFNGPMIHGKLRDANNRFRKALADGKPVEEVIREIYLAAVCRPPSEIELKAAAEHCSKNPDPVVGVEDVCWALFNTDEFLFQH is encoded by the coding sequence ATGCGAAATCGAACGTGCACGCTTTGCTTAGCGAGTCTAGGATGGCTGTGTTTGACGCTTCAAGCCATCGCCCAAACGATCAACTCGGTACAACCGCGAACCTGCAAGCCGGGACAAACGACACAGTTGGTGATTCAAGGCACTGACCTGAACGACTCGCTACGAATGGCATCTAGCGATGAATCTGTGAAGTGGCAAGTCGAAAAGATTGAGCCTACTCAAATCACCGTCGCTCTGACACTACCCGAAGACGCGCAACTTGGCCCGATGAGTCTTTGGTTGGCCACATCGACGGGCGTGGTCAAACCACATGTGGTCATCGTCGACGATTTAGATGCGGTACAGGGCACCGGCAACAATCACTCGAGCGAAACGGCGCAGCAGCTATCCACGCGATCAACCGTCGAAGGCGTTTGCGATGCATCGGTTAGCGATTTCTATCGAATCCACGCAACTGCTGGTGAGCGGGTTGCAGTCGAAGTCCACACGCAACAGCTTCGCTCCGCGATGGATCCAGTGCTTCGTGTGCTCAATGCCGCTGGAGAGACACTCATGCAAGCTGACGACAGTTTGGTCGGTCCCGATTGCCGGTTCAGTTACCGATTTGCGGAGGAAGGCGACTACTGGCTTGAGATTCACGACAGTCACAATGCCGCCGGTGGCGCAGCTTATCAACTGCGGATCGGTGACTTTCCCATCGTCAATCAGTGTTATCCACTGGCGGTACGCAGCGGCGAAAAGACTTCGGTTGCCTTCACTGGACCCGATGGAGAACGTTTGCCTGCACGTGAGATCGACGTTCCCGCGCAAGCTCAAGAAACCATGCTGGCTCGTACCAAATTCGACGATGGGCAGTCTTCTAGTTGGCTGCCGCTCTATTGCAGCGCTTATGAGCAATTCAATGAATCCGACTCAGCCGAAAGCCTGACGTTGCCGATCGGCATCAACGGTCGTTTAGGGCAGCCGCAAGAAGTCGACAGCTATCTCATCCACGGTGCCAAGGGGCAAGTCATTCGCATCGCTGCGAGAACGCGAAGCCTTGGCAGTCCCGCGCTCTTGCAGATGCAGTTGTTCGATCCTGCCGGAAAGAAGATTGCGGAGACGAAAGTCACCGATGCTGACGAATGGAGCTTTGACGCGACGTTGCCTGAGGAGGGCGACTATCGTTTGGAGGCAACTGATTTGCTGAAACGCGGCGGCGATGAGTTTGCGTACCACATTGAGTGCGTTCCATCTGGATCGTTTAGCGTTGTGCTCAAGGCAGATGCAAAGACGCGAGAAGAATTCATGATTGAACCTGAGCACGGTGCATGTGCTCTGGACCTGCAAGTCTTACGGTTCGGTTACGACGGTGAGATCGAACTCGCGCTGAGGGACGCGGAATCGGGTTTACGAATCGTGAATCCTCGGATTCCCGCGAAAGCCGTCGAGGCGAAGATCTACTTGACTGCGAATGAAGCATGGAAATCGGACAGTCTGGACGTAGTTCGACTCAGTGCGTCTTCCGTCGACAACCCAGAACAAAGCTGCCTGGTGCACAGTCACGCGTTGCGACGCGTCAAGGAGCCGTTTGTGCTTGCCCCTATGACGCAATCCGACGGTGCAGTTGTGCTTGCCGCTACCACGACAACTGATGCGCCGTTCACGATGGACCCCACCGCTCCGGTACAGTTCGCTCGTCCCGTTCTTTCGCACTCGGCATCGCTGAAGCCAAAGCGACTTCAAGCTGAATTCAAAGCGGGCGTCGACGTGCTCCCCGGTGCGTTGCCTGCCGGTTGGACCGTCAGCACGAAAGTGGATAAGGAAACGTACACGCTGACGCTGGCACGCAGCGACCAAGCAACGGGTGAACCTGATCGACTGCCGTTGCTGGTCTTTGGCGATTTCAACGGACACGGACGTATCGAAACCTACAGCTTGCCGATCCAGTGGATTGATCCCGTCCGCATCACGACAGAATTCCGGGAACCGATTGTGCGCGGTGGTCGAGTTCGCGTGGAGGTGCATCTACTGCGAGAGGGAAGTGATCCGCAACCAGTAACGATTGCATTTGCGAGTTTACCAGCCGGCATCACAGGCCCTGAGTCGACTGTTATCGCCGCAGATCAAACGCACGCGGGATTTGATTTGCAGATCGCGGCTGATGCGGCGCTCGACGTTGCTCACGAGCTAACCATCAACGCCACCAGCAAGTACGCGGGGCAAGATTTCACGGTCAAGTCAATACACACATTGGCGAAGCTGGACGAAAGTCCCACGAATCTAATTGTGTACCCGAGCGAGATCGTGTTTGCAGATTCGCGTAGCAGACAGCAACTGGCGGTCACCGGAACCGACGTGCAAAACCTGCCGCGCGATTGGACTCGCCATGCACGACTCACTTCATCCAACCCGCAAGTTGCCGACGTGCGTGATGGAGTCGTTTTTCCGATCGCAGATGGAGAAGCCGAAGTGATCGTCGAAGTGGGTTCGCATCGACAAGTCATCCCGGTACGAGTTTCCAACGTCACCACGCCGCGTAAGATCGAATTCGAGTCTGAGGTTTTGGTCGCACTGTCCAAGCAAGGTTGTAACTCGGGCGCCTGTCATGGATCGCCGAGCGGCAAAGGCGGGTTTCGCTTGTCGTTACGCGCCTTTGATATGAAACTAGATGAGTTAACGTTGATCCGCGAAGACTTCGGTCGTCGGACGAACTCGCTTGATCCCGAACAAAGCCTGCTCTTGCTCAAGCCGTTGATGAAAGTAGCCCACGGCGGTGGCAAACAGTTGCGCAGAGACGATGCAGCTTACGCGATTTTACGTGATTGGATTGCCAATGGTGCGACCGCAGACCCCGCACACACTCCACGTGTCACAAAGCTTGAGGTCTATCCGAATCAAAAACAGATATTGGCGGTCAAAGACGGTGGCCAGCAACTGGCCGTCACGGCGCATTTCGCAGATGGCCGCAAACGTGATGTCACGCATCTCGTCGCCTACGAAACTTCCGACACGGCTGTTGCGACCGTTGACGTCAATGGCTTTGTGACCCCACACGAACGTGGTGAAGTTGCGATCTTGGTGCGGTTGCTGGAATACATCGAATCCGTGCAGTTGATGTTCGTCGAGAACTTGGAGGGATTCGAGTGGAAGTCTCCCAAACCAAATAACTACATTGACGAGCTGGTGAATGCCAAGTTGAAACAACTGCAATACTTGCCTGCAGAAACTTGCAGCGACGACGAGTTCCTGCGACGGGTCAGTTTGGACGTGCTCGGGATCTTACCCACCATTGAAGAAACAATTGCGTTCTCGGCGAGCACTGACAAGCGAAAACGCGAGCAGTTGGTGGACGCGTTACTGCAAAGAGAAGAGTACGCAAAATTCTGGTCGCTGAAGTGGGGCGACTTGCTGAGGATGACCAGCAAGCTGGTCGGCGACGAAGGAGTCTACAAATACCATCGCTGGGTCGAACAGTCGTTGCACGAGAACATGCCATACGACCAGTTTGCCAAAGAACTGCTCACCGGTGCCGGCAGTACGCTGGCAAATCCGCCTGCGAACTTCTATCGCACGTGCACCGACATGAACGAATGCGTGGAAACAATTTCCCAGGTCTTCCTCGGTGCGAGGCTGCAATGCGCGAAATGCCACAACCATCCATTCGAGCGATGGACGCAAGACAATTACTATGGACTCGGAGCGTTCTTCAATCGTGTCCAGCGTCGCAAAACAGATCGACCAGGCGAGATGTTTGTCTACACCGACTTTTCCGGCGACGTGACCCAACCCAGAACCGGACAAGTCATGGTCCCATGGTTGCCGCAAGTCGGCAGCATCGAATCGCCGGGCGACACCGACCGACGCATCGCGTTCGCTGATTGGTTAGTGAATCCTGACAATCCGTATTTTGCCAGAATCGAAGCCAATCGCATTTGGAGCCAACTTTTCGCACGAGGCATCGTCGATCCCATCGACGATTTCCGCGACTCGAATCCTCCATCGAATGCAGCGCTGCTAGATGCACTCGCGAAAGACTTTGTCGAAAGCGGCTATGACCGAAAGCACTTGCTGCGCGTCATCTTGAACAGCCGGACCTATCAAGCGAGTTACCAAACGACGGATTTCAACAAAGAGGACGTCAAGTTCTTCTCGCATCAAGAACCTCGTTTGTTGGGAGCAGAACAATTGCTTGACGCAATCAATCGCACGCTAGCGCTCGAGCAGAAGTTTGGCAGCCTACCGGCAGGCACGCTCGCCACCCAATTGCCCGCTCCAGATGTGGTCAAAGTCGATTTTCTAAAAGTCTTCGGCCAACCTGAGCGAAGCACCGTTTGTGCATGTGAACGAGCCGAGGATTCGAATCTGGGCATGGCCATCGAACTCTTCAATGGCCCAATGATCCACGGAAAGTTGCGAGACGCCAATAATCGTTTCCGCAAAGCCTTGGCGGATGGCAAGCCGGTCGAAGAAGTCATTCGCGAAATCTATTTGGCTGCCGTCTGTCGTCCACCGTCCGAAATCGAGTTGAAAGCCGCAGCTGAACATTGCAGCAAGAATCCAGACCCCGTCGTTGGCGTTGAGGATGTTTGTTGGGCGTTATTCAATACCGACGAGTTTTTGTTCCAGCATTAG
- a CDS encoding DUF1501 domain-containing protein, which yields MMKNTFHRRDLLARSALGVGAIALAGVQGDNDRLAAAETNQSANSLTAREPHFPATAKRVIHFFLNGGPSHVDTFDPKPLLAKYAGKPLANTLTTERKTGAAFPSPFTFRRYGESGIEVSDLFKRTAEHIDDIAVIRSMHAQVPNHEPSLMLMNCGDSVQTRPSMGSWLLYGLGTENQNLPGFVAMCPGGLPIKDNENWQSGFLPGAYQGTYIDSQHKEFRRMIENIEHPQVSTRDQRRQLDLLQSWNRRHQQSRSDDRLDARIQSYELAFRMQHDAQAAFDVSDEPRHVQELYGSGVHGRQTLIARRLLERGVRYVQLWHGAGQPWDNHENIKDNHQKLADQLDQPIAALLTDLKQRGMLEDTLVLWGGEFGRTPTVELGAGGDPKQGRDHNHWGFSVWMAGGGIKGGTVHGSTDEFGFQAVENRTSVHDLHATMLHCLGLDHTRLTYRYGGRDFRLTDVHGNVIHNILS from the coding sequence ATGATGAAAAACACGTTTCACCGCCGCGACCTCCTTGCCCGTTCGGCACTCGGTGTCGGAGCGATCGCACTCGCGGGCGTTCAGGGCGACAATGATCGCTTGGCTGCCGCGGAAACGAACCAATCAGCCAACTCACTCACAGCTCGCGAGCCTCATTTCCCGGCCACTGCGAAGCGAGTGATTCATTTCTTTCTCAATGGCGGGCCTTCGCATGTCGATACGTTTGACCCGAAACCTTTATTGGCCAAGTACGCTGGCAAACCACTCGCCAACACGCTGACGACAGAACGAAAAACGGGAGCAGCATTCCCTTCGCCGTTTACGTTCCGTCGTTATGGCGAATCGGGTATCGAAGTCAGCGACCTTTTCAAGCGGACGGCGGAACATATCGACGACATTGCGGTCATTCGCTCGATGCACGCTCAGGTCCCGAATCACGAGCCATCGTTGATGCTGATGAATTGCGGAGATTCAGTACAAACCCGACCAAGCATGGGATCGTGGCTGCTCTATGGGCTTGGGACTGAGAACCAAAACCTGCCCGGCTTTGTGGCCATGTGTCCTGGTGGTTTACCAATCAAGGACAATGAGAACTGGCAATCTGGGTTTCTACCTGGTGCGTATCAAGGAACATATATCGACTCGCAACACAAGGAGTTTCGCAGGATGATCGAGAACATCGAGCACCCGCAGGTGTCGACTCGCGATCAACGCCGCCAATTGGATTTGTTGCAAAGCTGGAACCGCAGACATCAACAGTCGCGTTCGGACGACCGATTGGATGCTCGCATTCAGTCCTACGAGTTGGCCTTTCGGATGCAACACGATGCACAGGCAGCATTTGATGTTTCCGATGAACCAAGGCATGTCCAAGAGCTTTATGGATCGGGCGTGCATGGTCGACAAACGCTAATCGCCCGACGTTTATTGGAACGAGGTGTTCGTTACGTCCAACTCTGGCACGGTGCCGGCCAGCCCTGGGACAACCACGAGAACATCAAAGACAATCACCAGAAACTGGCCGATCAACTGGATCAGCCGATTGCCGCTTTGCTGACCGACTTAAAACAGCGAGGAATGCTCGAAGACACGCTGGTGCTTTGGGGAGGCGAGTTTGGACGAACGCCGACGGTGGAATTGGGGGCTGGAGGGGATCCGAAACAGGGACGCGACCATAACCACTGGGGCTTCAGCGTTTGGATGGCTGGCGGTGGCATCAAGGGTGGAACCGTGCACGGGTCGACCGACGAATTCGGTTTCCAAGCCGTGGAGAATCGTACGAGTGTGCATGATCTCCACGCGACGATGCTGCACTGTCTCGGACTGGACCACACTCGCTTAACGTATCGCTATGGCGGTCGAGACTTTCGGCTGACAGACGTGCATGGAAACGTGATTCACAACATTTTGAGCTGA